The Grus americana isolate bGruAme1 chromosome 26 unlocalized genomic scaffold, bGruAme1.mat SUPER_26_unloc_3, whole genome shotgun sequence genome has a segment encoding these proteins:
- the LOC129200019 gene encoding PHD finger protein 7-like produces MPTACARPGGRCFVCGETGAAITCQQKGCDRSFHLPCASEGECVTQFFGLYRSFCWEHRPEQAVQAAPEHNTTCIICLGLVEDKKSYHTMVCPACQHAWFHRTCIQKQAIHAGVCFRCLRCQSKDQFVMEMLTMGIRISKRQPSRESDQAFGLVYQRHIRCNASKCLCLGGREQAEEEGSWQMLLCSSCAAKGIHRRCSYLRNSATTWQCDCCAGLGPGASDKSELASIRTASQAASGLSHGSLVPESSRPSTITYPPPGPSRSSPGPESSSRSSHLGPDRIRHRSRLQHRAQKPYSRPGKPRGTSHVPAPSVEPSSPSTAWQMALGLFLGLLALQRSSSTSASQAASGLSRGALVLESSSRSSHPGPDRIRHRSRLQHRAQKPYSRPGRCC; encoded by the exons atgcccACAGCCTGCGCCCGGCCCGGAGGC cgCTGCTTCGTTTGCGGCGAGACGGGCGCCGCCATCACCTGCCAGCAGAAGGGATGCGACCGCAGCTTCCATCTCCCTTGCGCCTCAGAGGGTGAATGTGTCACCCAGTTCTTCGGGCTGTACAG gtccttctgctgggagcaccgcccagagcaggcagtgcaggcCGCTCCAGAGCACAACACCACCTGCATCATCTGCCTGGGCCTCGTGGAGGACAAAAAGTCCTACCACACCATGGTGTGCCCAGCATGCCAACACGCCTGGTTCCACCGGACCTGCATCCAGAAGCAGGCTATCCATGCCGGCGTCTGCTTCCGCTGCTTGCGTTGCCAAAGCAAAGATCAGTTCGTGATGGAAATGCTCACCATGGGGATTCGAATCTCCAAGAG acAACCGTCACGGGAGAGCGACCAGGCATTTGGACTGGTGTATCAGAGGCACATCCGCTGCAATGCCAGCAAGTGCCTTTgtctgggaggcagggagcaggcagaggaagaggg GTCCTGGCAGATGCTCCTGTGTAGCTCCTGCGCAGCCAAAGGCATCCACAGGCGCTGCTCCTACCTGAGGAACAGCGCAACCACCTGGCAGTGTGactgctgtgctggcctgggcCCTG GCGCCAGTGACAAGTCAGAGCTTGCCAGCATCAGAACCGCCAGCCAGGCGGCATCGGGGCTGTCCCATGGCTCCCTGGTGCCTGAGAGCAGCAGGCCCAGCACCATCACCTACCCACCACCGGGGCCAtcccgcagctccccagggcctgaaagcagcagccgctccagccaCCTTGGGCCAGACCGCATCCGGCACCGCTCACGCTTACAACATCGGGCACAAAAGCCATACAGCCGGCCTGGCAAACCCCGTGGGACCAGCCACGTGCCAGCTCCAAGCGTCGAgccgagcagccccagcactgcctggcagATGGCGCTGGGGCTGTTCCTCGGTTTGCTGGCGctccagaggagcagctccacctctgccagccaggCAGCGTCGGGGCTGTCCCGTGGCGCTCTGGTGCTCGagagcagcagccgctccagccaCCCTGGGCCAGACCGCATCCGACACCGCTCGCGGTTACAACATCGGGCGCAAAAACCATACAGCCGGCCTGGAAGATGCTGCTGA